From the genome of Streptococcus lutetiensis, one region includes:
- a CDS encoding Mbeg1-like protein — MATINDYLDHNKNRSFEDFAFNEADILCLNELGYFCFEELDASIDFSKEVNLHEVLMPYVTGEKLFNHSFLVTEERVKLLQKVVASKRFVNLNLSDYVNDVDAEYERQFSAMVFTLPEINHHQLVFRGTDDTMIGWKEDFKLTYVQEIPAHRAAVAYLEAYLEKYAGKVTVSGHSKGGNLALYAVAHVNDLLREQIEKVYMLDAPGLQEKGLESDSYKAIRGRVTVIRPEESIVGIMLYNDIDPIVVKSNASGIMQHAVTSWQFNEETGELILAERQTDLSQNLEKTFKQWMKELSSQELKILFDILFDTLMSSGIHSINDVTIDREFGAKLATSIASFYSIGTEKKLLLAKSAKLFLQAFVGHSRLGNFSRDKINLSLPDFNSLLSRLDKKK, encoded by the coding sequence ATGGCGACAATTAATGACTATTTAGATCACAACAAAAATCGTTCTTTTGAAGATTTTGCCTTTAATGAAGCAGATATTCTATGCTTGAATGAGCTTGGTTATTTCTGTTTTGAGGAGTTAGATGCATCGATTGATTTTTCAAAAGAAGTGAATCTTCACGAGGTCTTAATGCCTTACGTAACAGGTGAAAAACTCTTTAATCATAGTTTTTTAGTGACTGAAGAGCGTGTTAAGCTTTTGCAGAAAGTTGTGGCTTCAAAACGTTTTGTAAATTTGAATTTGTCTGATTATGTCAATGACGTTGATGCGGAATACGAAAGACAGTTTTCAGCTATGGTCTTTACTTTACCTGAAATTAATCATCATCAGCTGGTTTTTCGCGGGACAGATGATACCATGATTGGCTGGAAAGAGGATTTTAAACTGACCTATGTTCAAGAAATTCCTGCTCATCGTGCGGCTGTGGCTTATCTTGAAGCTTACCTTGAAAAATACGCTGGTAAGGTGACCGTTAGCGGGCATTCTAAAGGTGGAAATTTGGCCCTTTATGCCGTAGCCCATGTTAATGACCTGCTTCGTGAACAAATCGAAAAAGTCTATATGCTTGATGCACCCGGTTTGCAAGAAAAAGGCCTTGAAAGTGATAGCTATAAGGCGATTCGCGGGCGCGTGACGGTGATTCGACCAGAAGAGTCTATCGTTGGCATTATGCTCTACAACGACATTGACCCGATTGTAGTTAAGAGTAATGCTTCAGGCATCATGCAGCATGCCGTTACGTCGTGGCAATTTAATGAAGAAACAGGTGAGCTAATCTTAGCTGAGCGCCAAACTGATTTAAGCCAAAATCTTGAGAAGACTTTCAAGCAATGGATGAAGGAATTGTCTAGTCAAGAATTGAAAATACTTTTTGACATTCTCTTTGATACCTTGATGTCAAGCGGCATTCATAGCATCAATGACGTCACAATCGACCGAGAATTTGGTGCCAAATTAGCTACAAGCATTGCTTCCTTTTATTCTATCGGAACAGAGAAAAAGCTCTTGCTAGCTAAATCAGCTAAATTATTTTTGCAAGCTTTTGTTGGACACAGTCGCTT